From the Hylaeus volcanicus isolate JK05 chromosome 4, UHH_iyHylVolc1.0_haploid, whole genome shotgun sequence genome, one window contains:
- the LOC128874913 gene encoding polyadenylate-binding protein-interacting protein 2 isoform X2 produces MIITRCPVKHIFGMKMKIPNSGSGNDYGHETDIISYMDNNFESEIDVQGTEDSDFSEYLWMENEEEFDKEVIQQLMEEELTEECLKAMWEDERQHERNTNSIAWSTATSMPENGAELSQQLSNLKMHDDLAKQSTLNPNAAEFVPAFKLVVTSVSTPPEVTAESS; encoded by the exons atg ATAATTACTCGCTGTCCtgttaaacatatatttggaatgaaaatgaagattCCAAACAGTGGTTCTGGAAATGATTACGGTCACGAAACTGACATTATCTCTTATATGGACAACAACTTTGAATCTGAAATTGATGTACAAGGAACGGAGGATAGCGATTTTTCCGAGTATCTATGGATGGAAAATGAAGAGGAATTTGACAAAGAG gTGATCCAACAATTAATGGAAGAAGAGCTAACAGAGGAATGTTTGAAAGCAATGTGGGAAGATGAGAGACAACatgaaagaaatacaaattctaTTGCTTGGTCTACCGCTACGAGCATGCCTGAAAATGGTGCTGAACTTTCTCAGCAACTTAGTAACCTAAAAATGCACGATGATCTTGCTAAACAG AGTACATTAAATCCAAATGCCGCTGAATTTGTTCCAGCATTTAAGTTAGTAGTAACGTCTGTAAGTACACCGCCAGAAGTTACTGCAGAATCATCATAG
- the LOC128874913 gene encoding uncharacterized protein LOC128874913 isoform X1, whose product MCKRSNCIFKRFVCEPCIRKKSSSIYYLKIDIDVTTTYTKIITRCPVKHIFGMKMKIPNSGSGNDYGHETDIISYMDNNFESEIDVQGTEDSDFSEYLWMENEEEFDKEVIQQLMEEELTEECLKAMWEDERQHERNTNSIAWSTATSMPENGAELSQQLSNLKMHDDLAKQSTLNPNAAEFVPAFKLVVTSVSTPPEVTAESS is encoded by the exons ATGTGTAAACGAAGCAATTGcatatttaaacgtttcgtttgCGAGCCTTGTATACGCAAAAAGAGTTCAAG TATCTATTATCTAAAGATTGACATTGATGTAACAACTACGTATACAAAA ATAATTACTCGCTGTCCtgttaaacatatatttggaatgaaaatgaagattCCAAACAGTGGTTCTGGAAATGATTACGGTCACGAAACTGACATTATCTCTTATATGGACAACAACTTTGAATCTGAAATTGATGTACAAGGAACGGAGGATAGCGATTTTTCCGAGTATCTATGGATGGAAAATGAAGAGGAATTTGACAAAGAG gTGATCCAACAATTAATGGAAGAAGAGCTAACAGAGGAATGTTTGAAAGCAATGTGGGAAGATGAGAGACAACatgaaagaaatacaaattctaTTGCTTGGTCTACCGCTACGAGCATGCCTGAAAATGGTGCTGAACTTTCTCAGCAACTTAGTAACCTAAAAATGCACGATGATCTTGCTAAACAG AGTACATTAAATCCAAATGCCGCTGAATTTGTTCCAGCATTTAAGTTAGTAGTAACGTCTGTAAGTACACCGCCAGAAGTTACTGCAGAATCATCATAG
- the LOC128874913 gene encoding polyadenylate-binding protein-interacting protein 2 isoform X3: MKMKIPNSGSGNDYGHETDIISYMDNNFESEIDVQGTEDSDFSEYLWMENEEEFDKEVIQQLMEEELTEECLKAMWEDERQHERNTNSIAWSTATSMPENGAELSQQLSNLKMHDDLAKQSTLNPNAAEFVPAFKLVVTSVSTPPEVTAESS, translated from the exons atgaaaatgaagattCCAAACAGTGGTTCTGGAAATGATTACGGTCACGAAACTGACATTATCTCTTATATGGACAACAACTTTGAATCTGAAATTGATGTACAAGGAACGGAGGATAGCGATTTTTCCGAGTATCTATGGATGGAAAATGAAGAGGAATTTGACAAAGAG gTGATCCAACAATTAATGGAAGAAGAGCTAACAGAGGAATGTTTGAAAGCAATGTGGGAAGATGAGAGACAACatgaaagaaatacaaattctaTTGCTTGGTCTACCGCTACGAGCATGCCTGAAAATGGTGCTGAACTTTCTCAGCAACTTAGTAACCTAAAAATGCACGATGATCTTGCTAAACAG AGTACATTAAATCCAAATGCCGCTGAATTTGTTCCAGCATTTAAGTTAGTAGTAACGTCTGTAAGTACACCGCCAGAAGTTACTGCAGAATCATCATAG
- the LOC128874912 gene encoding catenin alpha isoform X1 yields MSDHFGPITLKWDPKNLEIRTMSVEKTLEPLVLQVTTLVNTKGPSKKKKGKSKRASALVGTVDKASSNFIEKGEQIAYENPDITAEMLSAVEEVRKTGAAMSIAAREFSEDPCSSLKRGNMVRAARNLLSAVTRLLILADMVDVHLLLKSLHVVEGDLQKLKNASSQGELLENIKQFGRNASELMNQAAKRQQELKDPQLRDDLAAARAVLKKHSTMLLTASKVYVRHPELAAAKANRDYVLKQVCEAVNTINDVAQGKTPVDSQHPYEGPGELAAALDDFDERMVMSPLAYNEVRTRPSLEERLESIISGAALMADSSCTRDERRERIVAECNAVRQALQDLLSEYMNNLQLARGGKRIGVKEQSEGLERAIDHMCRKTRDLRRQLRKAVVDHVSDSFLETSVPLLVLIEAARNGRDKEVEEYALVFTEHANKLVEVANLVCSMSGNEDGVKMVRYAAAQIGNLCPQVINAARVLAARNRSKVALDNMEVFRQAWENQVRVLTEAVDDITTIDDFLAVSENHILEDVNKCVLALQEGDADTLDRTAGAIRGRSARVCNVVQAEMDNYEPCIYTKRVLEAVKVLREQVMPKFAQRVEVAVDALGSNPAKDVDENDFIDASRLVYDGVREIRRAVLMNRADEDLDPEDVELDEHYTLETRSKSSAQTGEHGVDEYPEISGITTAREAMRKMPEEDKQKILQQVEYFKSEKLKFDKEVAKWDDAGNDIIVLAKHMCMIMMEMTDFTRGRGPLKTTMDVINAAKKISEAGTKLDKLTRQIADQCPESSTKKDLLAYLQRIALYCHQMNITSKVKADVQNISGELIVSGLDSATSLIQAAKNLMNAVVLTVKASYVASTKYPRQSTVTSPIVVWKMKAPEKKPLVRPERPEEVRAKVRKGSQKKVQNPIHALSEFQSPTESV; encoded by the exons ATGTCAGATCACTTTGGACCGATAACCCTGAAATGGGATCCTAAGAATTTGGAGATTCGTACCATGTCTGTGGAAAAAACATTGGAACCCTTGGTTTTACAAGTAACTACTCTTGTAAATACAAAGGGTCCTagcaagaaaaagaaaggaaaatcgaAAAGAGCTAGTGCTCTAGTTGGAACAGTAGATAAAGCATCtagtaattttattgaaaaaggtGAACAAATTGCTTATGAAAATCCCGACATTACTGCTGAAATGTTAAGCGCTGTCGAAGAAGTAAGGAAAACAGGTGCTGCAATGAGTATTGCTGCCAG GGAGTTTTCAGAAGATCCATGTTCTTCTTTAAAGAGAGGCAATATGGTTCGTGCTGCAAGGAATTTGCTGTCAGCTGTAACACGTTTACTTATTTTGGCTGATATGGTCGATGTACATTTGTTATTGAAATCCTTGCATGTAGTGGAAGGTGATCTACAGAAGTTAAAAAATGCATCCTCGCAAGGggaattattggaaaatatcaAGCAATTTGGAAGAAATGCATCGGAGCTTATGAATCAAGCTGCAAAACGTCAGCAAGAACTCAAAGATCCTCAGTTACGAGATGACTTGGCAGCAGCAAGAGCTGTTCTCAAGAAGCATTCTACTATGCTTCTTACAGCTTCTAAAGTTTATGTTCGGCATCCTGAACTAGCTGCTGCAAAAGCAAATCGTGATTATGTTTTGAAGCAAGTTTGCGAAGCTGTGAATACTATCAATGATGTGGCACAAGGAAAAACACCAGTCGATAGTCAGCATCCTTACGAAGGACCCGGCGAACTAGCTGCTGCTTTAGATGATTTTGATGAAAGAATGGTGATGTCTCCGCTTGCATACAATGAAGTACGTACAAGACCCAGTCTAGAGGAAAGATTGGAAAGCATTATCAGTGGTGCTGCATTAATGGCAGATTCTTCTTGTACTCGAGATGAACGTAGAGAACGTATTGTCGCTGAATGTAATGCGGTCAGACAAGCACTTCAAGATTTGCTTAGTGAATACATGAATAAT TTACAGCTTGCTCGGGGTGGGAAAAGG ATAGGAGTCAAGGAACAATCGGAAGGGTTGGAAAGAGCAATCGATCATATGTGCAGAAAAACACGCGATCTTCGTAGACAATTACGAAAGGCTGTAGTAGATCACGTGTCTGACAGTTTTTTGGAAACAAGTGTACCTTTATTGGTTCTTATCGAGGCTGCGAGAAACGGTCGTGACAAAGAAGTGGAAGAATATGCACTTGTTTTTACAGAGCATGCAAATAAACTAGTTgag GTTGCTAATCTAGTATGCAGTATGTCAGGAAATGAAGATGGCGTGAAAATGGTTCGTTACGCAGCGGCACAAATTGGGAACTTATGTCCGCAAGTAATTAATGCGGCACGTGTGCTGGCAGCTCGTAATCGATCTAAAGTAGCCTTAGATAACATGGAAGTATTCCGACAAGCATGGGAGAATCAAGTCAGAGTATTGACAGAAGCTGTTGACGATATTACTACTATCGATGACTTTTTAGCTGTATCCGAGAATCATATCTTGGAAGACGTAAATAAATGTGTACTGGCATTGCAAGAAGGTGATGCCGATACTTTAGACAGAACTGCGGGTGCAATTCGTGGACGATCTgccagagtttgtaacgttgTTCAAGCTGAAATGGATAACTATGAGCCTTGTATCTATACGAAGCGGGTTTTAGAAGCCGTGAAAGTTTTAAGGGAACAAGTAATGCCAAAGTTTGCACAGAGAGTAGAAGTTGCAGTAGATGCTTTGGGTAGTAACCCCGCTAAAGATGTggatgaaaatgattttatagaTGCTTCGAGATTAGTATACGACGGAGTCCGTGAAATTAGACGCGCTGTACTGATGAATAGA GCGGACGAAGATTTAGATCCCGAAGACGTTGAGCTCGATGAGCATTATACATTGGAAACTCGTAGCAAATCGAGTGCTCAGACAGGCGAGCATGGTGTTGATGAATATCCAGAAATTAGTGGAATTACGACAGCTCGCGAAGCCATGCGTAAGATGCCAGAGGAAGATAAACAAAAGATCTTACAACAAGTGGAGTACTTTAAGAgtgagaaattgaaattcgataAAGAAGTTGCCAAATGGGATGACGCGGGAAACGACATTATTGTTCTTGCGAAGCATATGTGTATGATTATGATGGAAATGACAGATTTCACTAGAGGTCGCGGACCTTTAAAGACAACTATGGATGTCATTAATGCGGCAAAGAAAATTTCTGAAGCTGGAACCAAGTTAGATAAATTAACTAGGCAAATTGCAGATCAGTGCCCAGAAAGTTCCACCAAGAAAGATCTGCTGGCATATTTACAACGCATAGCATTGTATTGTCATCAAATGAATATTACTAGTAAAGTTAAAGCagatgtacaaaatattagtGGAGAGTTGATTGTATCTGGACTTGACAGTGCAACTTCTCTTATTCAGGCAGCTAAGAACTTAATGAATGCTGTTGTTCTTACCGTTAAAGCTTCATATGTTGCATCAACAAAATATCCTCGACAATCTACGGTAACT TCTCCAATCGTTGTGTGGAAAATGAAAGCACCTGAGAAGAAACCATTGGTACGACCTGAGAGACCAGAAGAGGTTAGAGCAAAAGTACGTAAGGGTTCACAGAAAAAAGTGCAGAATCCAATACACGCACTTTCAGAATTTCAAAGTCCTACAGAAAGTGTTTAA
- the LOC128874912 gene encoding catenin alpha isoform X2 has product MSDHFGPITLKWDPKNLEIRTMSVEKTLEPLVLQVTTLVNTKGPSKKKKGKSKRASALVGTVDKASSNFIEKGEQIAYENPDITAEMLSAVEEVRKTGAAMSIAAREFSEDPCSSLKRGNMVRAARNLLSAVTRLLILADMVDVHLLLKSLHVVEGDLQKLKNASSQGELLENIKQFGRNASELMNQAAKRQQELKDPQLRDDLAAARAVLKKHSTMLLTASKVYVRHPELAAAKANRDYVLKQVCEAVNTINDVAQGKTPVDSQHPYEGPGELAAALDDFDERMVMSPLAYNEVRTRPSLEERLESIISGAALMADSSCTRDERRERIVAECNAVRQALQDLLSEYMNNIGVKEQSEGLERAIDHMCRKTRDLRRQLRKAVVDHVSDSFLETSVPLLVLIEAARNGRDKEVEEYALVFTEHANKLVEVANLVCSMSGNEDGVKMVRYAAAQIGNLCPQVINAARVLAARNRSKVALDNMEVFRQAWENQVRVLTEAVDDITTIDDFLAVSENHILEDVNKCVLALQEGDADTLDRTAGAIRGRSARVCNVVQAEMDNYEPCIYTKRVLEAVKVLREQVMPKFAQRVEVAVDALGSNPAKDVDENDFIDASRLVYDGVREIRRAVLMNRADEDLDPEDVELDEHYTLETRSKSSAQTGEHGVDEYPEISGITTAREAMRKMPEEDKQKILQQVEYFKSEKLKFDKEVAKWDDAGNDIIVLAKHMCMIMMEMTDFTRGRGPLKTTMDVINAAKKISEAGTKLDKLTRQIADQCPESSTKKDLLAYLQRIALYCHQMNITSKVKADVQNISGELIVSGLDSATSLIQAAKNLMNAVVLTVKASYVASTKYPRQSTVTSPIVVWKMKAPEKKPLVRPERPEEVRAKVRKGSQKKVQNPIHALSEFQSPTESV; this is encoded by the exons ATGTCAGATCACTTTGGACCGATAACCCTGAAATGGGATCCTAAGAATTTGGAGATTCGTACCATGTCTGTGGAAAAAACATTGGAACCCTTGGTTTTACAAGTAACTACTCTTGTAAATACAAAGGGTCCTagcaagaaaaagaaaggaaaatcgaAAAGAGCTAGTGCTCTAGTTGGAACAGTAGATAAAGCATCtagtaattttattgaaaaaggtGAACAAATTGCTTATGAAAATCCCGACATTACTGCTGAAATGTTAAGCGCTGTCGAAGAAGTAAGGAAAACAGGTGCTGCAATGAGTATTGCTGCCAG GGAGTTTTCAGAAGATCCATGTTCTTCTTTAAAGAGAGGCAATATGGTTCGTGCTGCAAGGAATTTGCTGTCAGCTGTAACACGTTTACTTATTTTGGCTGATATGGTCGATGTACATTTGTTATTGAAATCCTTGCATGTAGTGGAAGGTGATCTACAGAAGTTAAAAAATGCATCCTCGCAAGGggaattattggaaaatatcaAGCAATTTGGAAGAAATGCATCGGAGCTTATGAATCAAGCTGCAAAACGTCAGCAAGAACTCAAAGATCCTCAGTTACGAGATGACTTGGCAGCAGCAAGAGCTGTTCTCAAGAAGCATTCTACTATGCTTCTTACAGCTTCTAAAGTTTATGTTCGGCATCCTGAACTAGCTGCTGCAAAAGCAAATCGTGATTATGTTTTGAAGCAAGTTTGCGAAGCTGTGAATACTATCAATGATGTGGCACAAGGAAAAACACCAGTCGATAGTCAGCATCCTTACGAAGGACCCGGCGAACTAGCTGCTGCTTTAGATGATTTTGATGAAAGAATGGTGATGTCTCCGCTTGCATACAATGAAGTACGTACAAGACCCAGTCTAGAGGAAAGATTGGAAAGCATTATCAGTGGTGCTGCATTAATGGCAGATTCTTCTTGTACTCGAGATGAACGTAGAGAACGTATTGTCGCTGAATGTAATGCGGTCAGACAAGCACTTCAAGATTTGCTTAGTGAATACATGAATAAT ATAGGAGTCAAGGAACAATCGGAAGGGTTGGAAAGAGCAATCGATCATATGTGCAGAAAAACACGCGATCTTCGTAGACAATTACGAAAGGCTGTAGTAGATCACGTGTCTGACAGTTTTTTGGAAACAAGTGTACCTTTATTGGTTCTTATCGAGGCTGCGAGAAACGGTCGTGACAAAGAAGTGGAAGAATATGCACTTGTTTTTACAGAGCATGCAAATAAACTAGTTgag GTTGCTAATCTAGTATGCAGTATGTCAGGAAATGAAGATGGCGTGAAAATGGTTCGTTACGCAGCGGCACAAATTGGGAACTTATGTCCGCAAGTAATTAATGCGGCACGTGTGCTGGCAGCTCGTAATCGATCTAAAGTAGCCTTAGATAACATGGAAGTATTCCGACAAGCATGGGAGAATCAAGTCAGAGTATTGACAGAAGCTGTTGACGATATTACTACTATCGATGACTTTTTAGCTGTATCCGAGAATCATATCTTGGAAGACGTAAATAAATGTGTACTGGCATTGCAAGAAGGTGATGCCGATACTTTAGACAGAACTGCGGGTGCAATTCGTGGACGATCTgccagagtttgtaacgttgTTCAAGCTGAAATGGATAACTATGAGCCTTGTATCTATACGAAGCGGGTTTTAGAAGCCGTGAAAGTTTTAAGGGAACAAGTAATGCCAAAGTTTGCACAGAGAGTAGAAGTTGCAGTAGATGCTTTGGGTAGTAACCCCGCTAAAGATGTggatgaaaatgattttatagaTGCTTCGAGATTAGTATACGACGGAGTCCGTGAAATTAGACGCGCTGTACTGATGAATAGA GCGGACGAAGATTTAGATCCCGAAGACGTTGAGCTCGATGAGCATTATACATTGGAAACTCGTAGCAAATCGAGTGCTCAGACAGGCGAGCATGGTGTTGATGAATATCCAGAAATTAGTGGAATTACGACAGCTCGCGAAGCCATGCGTAAGATGCCAGAGGAAGATAAACAAAAGATCTTACAACAAGTGGAGTACTTTAAGAgtgagaaattgaaattcgataAAGAAGTTGCCAAATGGGATGACGCGGGAAACGACATTATTGTTCTTGCGAAGCATATGTGTATGATTATGATGGAAATGACAGATTTCACTAGAGGTCGCGGACCTTTAAAGACAACTATGGATGTCATTAATGCGGCAAAGAAAATTTCTGAAGCTGGAACCAAGTTAGATAAATTAACTAGGCAAATTGCAGATCAGTGCCCAGAAAGTTCCACCAAGAAAGATCTGCTGGCATATTTACAACGCATAGCATTGTATTGTCATCAAATGAATATTACTAGTAAAGTTAAAGCagatgtacaaaatattagtGGAGAGTTGATTGTATCTGGACTTGACAGTGCAACTTCTCTTATTCAGGCAGCTAAGAACTTAATGAATGCTGTTGTTCTTACCGTTAAAGCTTCATATGTTGCATCAACAAAATATCCTCGACAATCTACGGTAACT TCTCCAATCGTTGTGTGGAAAATGAAAGCACCTGAGAAGAAACCATTGGTACGACCTGAGAGACCAGAAGAGGTTAGAGCAAAAGTACGTAAGGGTTCACAGAAAAAAGTGCAGAATCCAATACACGCACTTTCAGAATTTCAAAGTCCTACAGAAAGTGTTTAA